GCACGAGGAAGCGGCGCATGGCCTTGATGCAGCCGGACTCGCCCGCGAGCCACGCGTAGAGCGTGGAGCCCTCGTGGACGACCGGCGCGTCCCAGACGATGGCCTCGGCGTCGTCCTCGGCGATCGGCTGCGCCTCGTCGGCGAGCGCGACCTCGGGCGCCTGGATGGCGCCGACCTTCACGTGGCAGTCGACCCAGCGGCGTACGGCCTCCTCGAGGCGGGATCCGTTCGGACGGCCGTCGCGCGGCAGCCAGGTGAGGTTCACGCCCTTGGGGACGCGCACGTCGAGGCGGTCGCCCGTGACGGGCACCTCGATGAAGGCGCAGCCCACGGCGTCGTCGGGGAGGGAGGAGAGGATGTTGCAGATGGCGGGCGCGGCCGTCTCGTCGCCCGCGAGGAGCAGCGAGCGCGCGGCTCCGGGGTGCCACTCGATGCCGAGGCCGCGGGCGGGGCTCAGGGCGTCGGGGCCGATGATCACCATCTCGTCGCCGACCTCGGCGGCGCCCGCCCAGCGGGAGGCGGGGCCCATGTCGCCGTGCAGCGCGAAGTCGACGTCGACCTCGCCGAGGTCGCGGCGCACCGCGCGGGACGTGTAGGTGCGGAGCGGGTTGCGCTCGGCGTCGGGCAGCGCGCGCCACCACGCGAACCAGTCGTCGCCGCCGACGCCGGTGAGGTCGGGCAGGCCGTGCTCGGCGACGGGCAGCAGCAGCTTGATGCGCTGGTCGAGGCACTCGTCGCCGAAGTCGCGGAGGTCCTCGCTCTGGAACGTGATCCGCAGGAACGTCGGGCTGAGGCGCTCGGTCCGCGCGACCCGCGCCGCGAACGGCCGGTAGGCGGGACGCTCGACCGCGGGTTGCTCCTCGACCACGGCCGAGGCTTCTGCCGTGCTGCTGGCGAGGGTCGCGGTGGAGGTAAGCACAGCCTAAGTATGGCATGCCTTACCTCAGCGGTCGAGGTCGCGCGACGCATCCGCGGCGGGATCCACGGGAGGATGTCATCGTGCTCCTCGTCCTCGCCGCCGTGTTCGTCGGGGCGGTGGCGCAGCGGGTGACGGGCCTCGGCTTCGCCCTGGTCGTCTCGCCCGTGCTCGTGATCCTGCTCGGGCCCTTCGACGGGGTGCTCATCGTGAACCTGTGCGGGGCGCTGTCCGCGGGGATCATCCTCGCCGGCGTCCGCCGCGACGTGGAGTGGCGGCGCTACCTCCTCCTCGCGGGACCGGCGCTCGTGGGGATCGTGCCGGGCGCCCTCCTCGCCTACCTCCTGCCGGACGCGGCGCTCGAGATCGGGATCGGCTGCCTCCTCGTCGCCGCGCTGACGACCTCCCTCGCGCTCCGCCGCACCACGCGCGTGGTCGACGGGCCCGGCGTCATGGCGGGCTTCGGGTTCGCGTCGGGCGTCATGAACGCGGCGGCCGGCATCGGCGGGCCGAGCCTCAGCGTCTACGCGGTCGTCAGCCAGTGGGAGCAGCGCGCGTTCGCGGCCACGCTCCAGCCGTTCTTCCTCACGATCGGCGGCGCGTCGCTCCTGACGAAGCTCCTCATCGCACCGTCGCGGTGGCCGGACCTCGGCACGGCCGCGTGGGTCGGGATCGTCGTGACGATGCTCGCGGGGATCGGCGCCGGCACGCTCCTCGGCCCCCGCATCCCGACGCGCGGCGCCCGCGCGGCCGTCGTGGTCCTCGCGTTCGCGGGGGCCGTCACGGCGATCGTCAAGGGCGTCGGCGGGCTCGTCTGATCCGGGCGCTCACCGCCGCGGCGCTCACCGCCGCGCCGCTCACCGCTGCCGCGCGCACCGCGGCGCCGCTCACCACTGCGGCGGGTGCCGCCGCTGCCAGCGCAGCCGCCGCTCGAGCTGCCGGCCGATCGCCAGCAGGGTCGCCTCGCCGCCGGGCCGGCCGATGAGCTGCACGCCCATGGGGAGCCCGTCGTCGGTGAGGTGCACGGGCAGCGTGATGGCGGGGAGGCCCGTGACGTTCGCGAACGACGTGTACGGCGTGTACTGCACCTGCTGCGCGAAGTTCCGCTCGCCGTCCTCGGCGTCGTACCAGCCGACCGGCCGCGGCTCCTGCGCGAGCGCGGGGGTGAGCACGGCGTCGACGTGGGCGAACTGGGCGATGACGCTGCGCTCGTAGGCGGCGAGCTGCGCGAGCGCGCGGGCGAGGTCGCGGGCGCTGAGCGCGCGGCCGCGCTCGACGAGCCAGCGCGTGAGCGGCTCGAGGAGGTCGAGCTGGTCGCCCTCGGCGGGGATCCCGGCGGCGCCGGCCTGCCAGATGGTGCGGAAGGCGGGCGCGTAGGTGGGGTCGGGCCGGAGCGCGAGGTCCTCGAGCCCGTGGCCCATGGTCGCCAGCTCGCGCACGGCGAGGGCGAGGGCGTCGTCGGCGGAGGCGTCGCGCACGATCTCGTAGGCGTCGTCCCACGGGGTCGTGGTCATCACGCCGATCTGGAAGCGGCCCGCGCCGCGGACGGCCGCGCCGAGGAGGTCGCCGTCGCCGCCGTCGGGCGCGCGCAGCGTGAACGGGTGCGGGATGCGGCCGTTGACGCGGCCGATCATCGCGTCGAGCAGCATGGCCGCGTCCGCGACGCTGCGGGCGAGCGGGCCGGGCACGACGAGGCCCGCGAGCGACTCCTGGCCGGATCCGGCCGGCACGAGGCCCCGCGACGGCTTGAGGCCGACGAGGCCCGTGGCCGCGGCGGGGATGCGGACCGAGCCGCCGCCGTCGGATCCCGGCGCGAAGGGCAGCAGGCCCGCCGCGACCGCGACGGCCGCTCCCCCGCTGGATCCGCCGGCGCCGCGCGTCGTGTCCCAGGGCGTGCGCGCGGGCGGCGCGACGAGGCTCTCGGTGTACGACGGCAGGCCGAACTCGGGCGCGCTCGTCTTGCCGAGGCTGATGCCGCCCGCGTCGTCGAGCGCCTGCGGGATCGGGTCGGTGCGGTCGGAGACGTGGTCGCGGAAGAGGCGCGAGCCGAAGGTGGTGCGGACGCCGACGCGCTCGGAGAGGTCCTTGTCGCCGAACGGCAGGCCCCAGAGCGGCGCGGTGCGGGGCACCTCGCGCTCGACGTGGCGGGCGCGTGCGAGGGCCAGGTCGGCGGTGACGGTCGTGAAGGCGCCGAGGCCCGGATCCAGCCGCTCGATGCGCTCCAGGTAGTGGGTCACGAGCTCGGTCGGGGTGACCTCGCCGCGCTGGAGCTGGTCCCACTGGTCCTGGGCGCTGAGGTGGTGGAGTTCGAACACCGCTCCAGCGTAGGCCGGGGTCGCCGCGGGTCGACCGGCGGCGGATGCGCGGACGGGGCGGGCGCCGGTCGTCCGGCCCCCGCCCCGTCCGTCACGGGCGCGCTGCGGTCAGCGGCGCGCGGCCGCCGAGGCGCGGCGGCGGAGCGCGACGAGCGCGAGGCCCAGCGCGAGCGCCACGAGGGAGGTGCCGAGGACGGGCCCGGACTCGGATCCGGTCGCGGCGAGCGTCGGCTCGGAGCTCGGCGCAGGCACCGTGCCCGTGCCGGACGGGACGACGGATCCGGCCTCGGTGTCGAGCGCGTAGAGCACGGAGGCGCCCGTGCTCGGCAGCAGGAACGCGAGCTGGTGCGCTCCCGTGGCGAGGTCGGCCGGCACCGTGAACCGGACGCTCGCGCGGCCCTGCTCGTCGGTCGTGTCGACCACCGCGGAGTCGATCGGCGTGCGCGCGACCTCCGCGCCGTCGATGAGCGTCACGACCTCGGTGTCCTGCACGGGCGCGTTCGAGACGAGCAGCGAGGAGAGCTCGTAGGAGCGCTCCTGGCCGGCCGCGGGAGCCGCGCCCGTGGTGTCGACGATGCCGATGGAGCGCGTCGCCGAGTCGGGCTCCACGGGCGAGAACTCGGTGATGTAGTCGACGAACGCGGTGAGGTCGATGCGGCCGGAGTCGCTCTGCTCGGTCGTGTTCGCGAGCTCCGTGAAGTTGTCGCCGCCCTCCGCGAGGAAGCTGTTCGCGACCATCGTGAAGACGCGCGCGGGATCCACCGGCTCGCCCTGGAAGAACACGCCCGTGATCCGCTCGCCGCGCGCGGCCGTCGGGTCGTACGTGTAGGTGAGGTCGCGGGACAGGCCGAGCTTGAGGAACGGCCGCGACGAGCCCTCGGGCTGCCACTGCTGCTCGAGCACGGCCTCGATGCCCGCGCCCGTGATCTTCGCGGTCGTGAGCGTGTTGGCGAACGGCTGCACGATGGCGGCCTCCTTGTAGGTGACCTCGCCCTCGGAGTCGCCCGCGCCGGAGGACGCGAGGGTGAGGTCCTGGCGGATGCCGCCGGGGTTCATGAAGGCGATCTCGGTGCCGAGGTCCGCCTGCGTCGCCCAGAGCTGCGCGTCGGCGACGAGGTTGCCGATCGTGGACTCGCCGCCGCGGTTCTCGGAGCCGTCCGCCTGCCGGGCGCGCGTGATGTCGCCGGTGATCTCGCCGACCGTGCGGCTGCCGATGACGTCGGCCTTCGCGACCGCGTCGTCCACGATGCGCTGCACCGCGGGATCCGCCGGGAACGCCGGCTCCCCGTCGGCGGTGAGCAGCGGCACGAGCTCGGAGGAGATGGAGGTGAGCGCCTTGGTGGCGGGATCGACCGTCATCGACAGGTGCCCGAGGTTCGTCCCGTAGCTGCCGGTCTGCAGCACGGGCAGCGGCAGGGCCTTGCCCGCGACCGGCAGGTCGTAGTCGTAGCCGAGGTGGGTGTGGCCGGAGATCACGGCGTCGACGTCGGCCTGCACGCCCGTGACGATGCGGCCGAACACCGAGTCGTCGGTGAGGGACGACTCGTCGGAGGTGGACGCGCCCTCGTGCACCACGAGCACGACCACGTCGGCCTCGCCGTTCCCGTCGTCGCCGTCGCGCAGCGCGCGGGCGGTGGCGGTGGAGGCGTCGACGACGCTGCCGACGTCGAGCGTCGCGATCCCGGCCGGGCTCACGAGCTCGGGGAGCGCCTCGGTGGTGGCACCGACGAACGCGACGCGCACGCCGTCGATGTCCTGCACGTCGTAGGCCGCGTAGGCGTGCTCCGTCGTGCCCTTCTCGTAGAGGTTCGCCGAGATGTAGGGGAAGTCGGAGCGCTCCGCGACGCGGCCGTCGACGTCGTCGCGGCCCTGGTCGAACTCGTGGTTCCCGAGGGTGGAGACGGAGACGCCCATGGCGTTGAGCGCGTCGATCGTGGGCTCGTCCTGCTGCGACAGCGATGTGAAGGTCGAGGCGCCGATGTTGTCGCCCGCGCTGATGAGCGTGCTGTTCGGGTTCTCGGCCTTCGCCTGCTGGAACGCGCCGGAGATGACGGCGGCGCCCGCGGTGGACGACGTGGTCTCGAGGCGGCCGTGGAAGTCGTTGATCGAGTAGACGTCGATCGCGACGTCCCCCTCGGCGGCGGAGGCGGGCGCGGCGCCGAGGCCGAGCGCCGCGGTGGCGGAGAGCCCCGCCACGAGGGCGAGGGCGCCGGAGCGCGCGGCTCCGGACGGGCGGCGGGTGGGAGCAGAGCGCATGCGGGGACATCCTCGTTCGGGCGGGCGGCGGTGATCAATACCTTACGGAGCTGAGGTTTCCGTGGGGTTAACTCCGGCGTCCGCTGCGAGCGGCGCGGTTCCGTGCCGCCGCGGCATCGTGCCGCCGTGTCGCCTCAGCCGCGCACGAGCCCCGCGAGCTCGGCGCGCGTGGAGGCGCCCATCTTCCGCAGCAGGTTCGCGACGTGGAACTTCACGGTGTTCTCGCTGATCCCGAGCGAGGTCGCGATGGCGCGGTTGCGGGATCCGCCGGCCACCAGCGCGAGCACCTCCCGCTCGCGCGCGCTGAGCCCCGCCTCGCCCGCGGCGTCGAGGCCCGCGGCAGGCGCGTCGAGCGGCAGGCGCACGGCGATCTCGGATCCCCAGCCGGGCGTCGCCGTCACGTCGAGCGCGCCGTCGAGCGCCGCGACGCGGTCGGTGAGGCGGCGGAGCGCGTCGAGGTCGGCCGTGGTGGCGCCCGCGCCGTCGTCGCGGATCCCGACGAGCAGGTTGCTCCCGTCGCAGTCCCACTGGATCCGCACGCGCGTCACGTCCGGCTGCTCGACGAGCGCGAGCACGGCGCCGCGCACGATGGCCCGGCCCGCGTGCGCGACCTCGCCCGGCAGCGCGCGGCCGTCCACGGGCGGCTCCACGAACTGCACGTCGAGGTCGCGGAAGCGCACGAGCGGCCGGAGGTCGTCGCGGAGCCGGGCGAACGCGCGCGCCACGGGCTCCTCGCCGAGCGAGCGGTCGCGGTCGCTCGCGGCGCGCAGCTCGACCATGGCGTTGGTCGCGAGGTCGGCCGCGGTCTGGCGGGCGGCCGCGTCGCCCGTGCGGGAGGAGCGGAGCACCGCGAGCAGCGACTCGAGCGTGGTGGCGTGGGCGTCGCCCAGCTCGGAGACGACGCGGGCGCGCTCGGAGGAGACGGCGCGCGCCTCGGCGAGGTAGGCGGGCGGCGCGGCGGCGACCTGCTGCCGGATCCCGTGGGCGACGCTGCGCCACAGCGCGCGGACGAGCTCGCGGGCGGCGGGGACGTCGTCGTGCGCGGCGACGGGATCCACCAGCACGAGGAGCGCGCCCGTGTCGGCGCGCCAGGCGGCGACCGTGCGGGGCCGGCCGCCGACGGGGTGCTCGACCGACCAGGCGGAGCCGGCGTCGTCGGCGAGGCTCGCGAGGATCCGGTCGAGCTCGGCGATGGTCACGTTCTCCACGACCTCGGCCTCGCCCGCCTTCTTCCGGGGGCGCCCGGTGCAGTCCTCGGTGAAGATCACGAGGGCGCGGTGCGCGACCACGGGCTGCAGCAGTCCGGACAGCGCCTCGGCCACCTCCTGCAGCGGGGCGGCGAGCGCGTCGTGCAGCCCGTCGAGGAGCGCGACGGCGTCGGCGGACGCGGCGGTGGGACGGGCGGCAGGACGGGCGGCGGGATCGGCGGGGTGGGTCCGGGACGGCATCCCGCCACCGTACGCCCACCCGATCCGCGGTCGACGCGCGTGGCACCTGCCCGGACGGGTAGGCGGATCCACCCGTCGGGTGGGCGGCAGGGACGGGCCGCGAGGAGCACCCTCGACATGTGACCAACACGACGCATCCCCGCCCGACCGGCGACGCCCCCGTCGACGTCGCCGCCGCGATCACCCTCATCTCCGACGAGAACGCCCGGGTCGCCCGAGCCCTCACGGAGCCGGATCTGGCGGGGCGCCTCGACGAGGCCGCCCGCGTGATCCGCGACGGCCGCCGCGTCTTCGCCCTCGGCGCGGGTCGCTCCGGCCTCGCGCTCCGCATGACCGCCATGCGGTTCATGCACCTGGGGCTCGACGCGCACGTGGTCGGCGAAGCCACGTCGCCCGCGATCGAGGACGGCGACGTCCTCCTGGTCGCGAGCGGATCCGGCACCACCGCCGGCATCGTCAGCGCCGCCGAGACGGCGCACGAGGTGGGCGCCCGGATCGTCGCGCTCACCACGGCCGACGACTCCCCGCTCGCCGACCTCGCGGACGTGACCGTGCTGATCCCGGCGGCCGCCAAGCAGGACCACGGCGGCACGGTCTCGGCCCAGTACGCGGGCGGGCTCTTCGAGCTCTCCGTCGCGCTCGTCGGCGACGCCGTGTTCCACGCGCTGTGGCAGGCGTCCGGCCTCTCGGCCGACGAGCTGTGGCCGCGTCACGCCAACCTCGAGTGACCGTCGGTCGCTCGATCCCCATCACCCCGCTCATCACCACAGGAAGAGGAACCGCATGAAGCTCCAGGTAGCCATGGACGTGCTCACGACGAAGGACGCGCTCGAGCTGGCCGGCAAGGCCGCGCCGCACGTCGACATCATCGAGCTGGGCACCCCGCTCATCAAGGCCGAGGGCCTCTCCGCGATCACCGCGATCAAGGAGGCGCACCCCGACAAGATCGTCTTCGCCGACCTTAAGACGATGGACGCCGGCGAGCTCGAGGCCGACATCGCGTTCTCCGCGGGCGCCGACCTCGTCACCGTCCTCGGCGTCGCGGGCGACAGCACCATCGCGGGCGCCGTCAAGGCCGCGAAGAAGCACGGCAAGGGCATCGTCGTCGACCTCATCGGCGTCCCCGACAAGGCGAAGCGCGCGAAGGAGGTCACCGAGCTCGGTGCCGAGTTCGTGGAGATGCACGCGGGCCTCGACGAGCAGGCGGAGGACGGCTACACGTTCGGCGACCTGCTCGAGGCCGGCAAGGCGTCGGGCGTCGCGTTCTCCGTCGCGGGCGGCGTGAAGCCCGGCACCATCGGCGACGTCCAGGACGCGGGCGCCGTGGTCGCCGTCGCCGGCGGCGCGATCTACTCGGCCGACGACCCGGCCGCGGCCGCCGCCGAGCTGCGGGCCGCGATCCGCTGATCCACCCGCTCCCCTGAGCGCCGCGCTCCCGCCATCCGACGGGGCGCGGCGTTCGTGCGTGGGGGCCGTTCAGCCGAGCGTCGCCAGGACCTCGAGCTCCTCGTCGCGCGCGAGGCCGGATGCGCGCGGCCGGTCGAGCCCGCGCTCCCGCTCGTCGGCGAGCACGTCCCGCATCGTCTCCGCGAGCGGGCGGCGCACCACGCCGAGCGCGCGGATCCCGGCGTCGCTCCGGGCGAGCATGCCGCCCGCGTCGCGCGGCAGCCACAGCGGCAGGGATCGCGGTCCCGCCCAGTGCCGCACGTCGGCCTCGGCCAGCTGCGCGTCGGTCGCCACCACGCGCGCGCCGGCGGATCCCGCCGCCTCCGCCGCGATGTCCAGCGCGTCGGCGAGCGGCATGCTCTCCCCCACCGCGTCGACCGCGCCGTCGAGCGCGCGCACCCCGACGTCGACGACGAGGTCGGCGAGATCCCGCGCGTCGATGACCTGCGCGCGGCGGCCGGTCGCGTCGGGCACGAGCACGGGTCCGTCGCCCGCGAGCGCGAACCGGGCGGTCCAGTACCCGAACCGGTCGCTGTCGTCGCCGGGCCCGGCGATGAGGCCGGGCCGCACGATCATGCGCCGTCCGACGAGCGCCGCGGTCACCGCGCGCTCGGCCGCGACCTTCGCCTGGCCGTAGTCCGTCAGGTCGACCGGGTCCAGGAGCGCCGCCGTCTCGTCGGCGCCCGGGTCCTCGTGGGACGCGTAGACGGACACGGTGCTGACGAGCGTCCAGTGCCGGGCACGGTCGGCGAGCGCCGCGACGGCCTGGCTCGCGTGCTCCGCGGAGGACGTGAGGTCCACGACCTCGTCCCAGTCCGCGCCGGCGACGGCGGCGTACGCGTCGGGCAGGTCGCGGTCGGCCGCGACGAACCGCGTGAGGTCGGGCGCGGATCCGCCGGTGCCGCGCGCGAGGCAGGTCACCCGGTCGCCGCGCGCGGCCAGCCGCTGCGCGACGAGCCGGCCGATCCACGCCGTGCCGCCGAGGACGAGCACGTCGCGCGGAGCGGCCGCCGCGCCGGGGCCGGCGCCGACCCCTGCCCCCACGTCGCTCACGACTCGCGCGCCGGCGTCGTCTTCCCGGGCCGCACCGACGCGGTCTCCGCGACGTCGATGCGCGTCACGCCGCCGTCCTGCTCCGTGACGTCGACGCGCGGCGCCGCGTCCGACTCGACCGCCTTCGGCGCCGTCGTCAGCTGCTCGTGCCGCTTCTCCGCGAAGTCGGCGTCGCGGGCCTCGTCGTGCCCCTGGTCGTCGTGCTGGTCCTGCTGCATGGGTGCGCCTCTCGTCCCGTCCACCGTACGCGGAGGCGGGGCGTCGACCGGGCGCG
The genomic region above belongs to Clavibacter phaseoli and contains:
- a CDS encoding siderophore-interacting protein is translated as MVEEQPAVERPAYRPFAARVARTERLSPTFLRITFQSEDLRDFGDECLDQRIKLLLPVAEHGLPDLTGVGGDDWFAWWRALPDAERNPLRTYTSRAVRRDLGEVDVDFALHGDMGPASRWAGAAEVGDEMVIIGPDALSPARGLGIEWHPGAARSLLLAGDETAAPAICNILSSLPDDAVGCAFIEVPVTGDRLDVRVPKGVNLTWLPRDGRPNGSRLEEAVRRWVDCHVKVGAIQAPEVALADEAQPIAEDDAEAIVWDAPVVHEGSTLYAWLAGESGCIKAMRRFLVRDTGIDRRQVAFMGYWRAGAAEGS
- a CDS encoding sulfite exporter TauE/SafE family protein, which encodes MLLVLAAVFVGAVAQRVTGLGFALVVSPVLVILLGPFDGVLIVNLCGALSAGIILAGVRRDVEWRRYLLLAGPALVGIVPGALLAYLLPDAALEIGIGCLLVAALTTSLALRRTTRVVDGPGVMAGFGFASGVMNAAAGIGGPSLSVYAVVSQWEQRAFAATLQPFFLTIGGASLLTKLLIAPSRWPDLGTAAWVGIVVTMLAGIGAGTLLGPRIPTRGARAAVVVLAFAGAVTAIVKGVGGLV
- a CDS encoding amidase; amino-acid sequence: MFELHHLSAQDQWDQLQRGEVTPTELVTHYLERIERLDPGLGAFTTVTADLALARARHVEREVPRTAPLWGLPFGDKDLSERVGVRTTFGSRLFRDHVSDRTDPIPQALDDAGGISLGKTSAPEFGLPSYTESLVAPPARTPWDTTRGAGGSSGGAAVAVAAGLLPFAPGSDGGGSVRIPAAATGLVGLKPSRGLVPAGSGQESLAGLVVPGPLARSVADAAMLLDAMIGRVNGRIPHPFTLRAPDGGDGDLLGAAVRGAGRFQIGVMTTTPWDDAYEIVRDASADDALALAVRELATMGHGLEDLALRPDPTYAPAFRTIWQAGAAGIPAEGDQLDLLEPLTRWLVERGRALSARDLARALAQLAAYERSVIAQFAHVDAVLTPALAQEPRPVGWYDAEDGERNFAQQVQYTPYTSFANVTGLPAITLPVHLTDDGLPMGVQLIGRPGGEATLLAIGRQLERRLRWQRRHPPQW
- a CDS encoding bifunctional metallophosphatase/5'-nucleotidase encodes the protein MRSAPTRRPSGAARSGALALVAGLSATAALGLGAAPASAAEGDVAIDVYSINDFHGRLETTSSTAGAAVISGAFQQAKAENPNSTLISAGDNIGASTFTSLSQQDEPTIDALNAMGVSVSTLGNHEFDQGRDDVDGRVAERSDFPYISANLYEKGTTEHAYAAYDVQDIDGVRVAFVGATTEALPELVSPAGIATLDVGSVVDASTATARALRDGDDGNGEADVVVLVVHEGASTSDESSLTDDSVFGRIVTGVQADVDAVISGHTHLGYDYDLPVAGKALPLPVLQTGSYGTNLGHLSMTVDPATKALTSISSELVPLLTADGEPAFPADPAVQRIVDDAVAKADVIGSRTVGEITGDITRARQADGSENRGGESTIGNLVADAQLWATQADLGTEIAFMNPGGIRQDLTLASSGAGDSEGEVTYKEAAIVQPFANTLTTAKITGAGIEAVLEQQWQPEGSSRPFLKLGLSRDLTYTYDPTAARGERITGVFFQGEPVDPARVFTMVANSFLAEGGDNFTELANTTEQSDSGRIDLTAFVDYITEFSPVEPDSATRSIGIVDTTGAAPAAGQERSYELSSLLVSNAPVQDTEVVTLIDGAEVARTPIDSAVVDTTDEQGRASVRFTVPADLATGAHQLAFLLPSTGASVLYALDTEAGSVVPSGTGTVPAPSSEPTLAATGSESGPVLGTSLVALALGLALVALRRRASAAARR
- a CDS encoding LuxR C-terminal-related transcriptional regulator; translated protein: MPSRTHPADPAARPAARPTAASADAVALLDGLHDALAAPLQEVAEALSGLLQPVVAHRALVIFTEDCTGRPRKKAGEAEVVENVTIAELDRILASLADDAGSAWSVEHPVGGRPRTVAAWRADTGALLVLVDPVAAHDDVPAARELVRALWRSVAHGIRQQVAAAPPAYLAEARAVSSERARVVSELGDAHATTLESLLAVLRSSRTGDAAARQTAADLATNAMVELRAASDRDRSLGEEPVARAFARLRDDLRPLVRFRDLDVQFVEPPVDGRALPGEVAHAGRAIVRGAVLALVEQPDVTRVRIQWDCDGSNLLVGIRDDGAGATTADLDALRRLTDRVAALDGALDVTATPGWGSEIAVRLPLDAPAAGLDAAGEAGLSAREREVLALVAGGSRNRAIATSLGISENTVKFHVANLLRKMGASTRAELAGLVRG
- the hxlB gene encoding 6-phospho-3-hexuloisomerase — its product is MTNTTHPRPTGDAPVDVAAAITLISDENARVARALTEPDLAGRLDEAARVIRDGRRVFALGAGRSGLALRMTAMRFMHLGLDAHVVGEATSPAIEDGDVLLVASGSGTTAGIVSAAETAHEVGARIVALTTADDSPLADLADVTVLIPAAAKQDHGGTVSAQYAGGLFELSVALVGDAVFHALWQASGLSADELWPRHANLE
- the hxlA gene encoding 3-hexulose-6-phosphate synthase, with the protein product MKLQVAMDVLTTKDALELAGKAAPHVDIIELGTPLIKAEGLSAITAIKEAHPDKIVFADLKTMDAGELEADIAFSAGADLVTVLGVAGDSTIAGAVKAAKKHGKGIVVDLIGVPDKAKRAKEVTELGAEFVEMHAGLDEQAEDGYTFGDLLEAGKASGVAFSVAGGVKPGTIGDVQDAGAVVAVAGGAIYSADDPAAAAAELRAAIR
- a CDS encoding NAD-dependent epimerase/dehydratase family protein, whose protein sequence is MSDVGAGVGAGPGAAAAPRDVLVLGGTAWIGRLVAQRLAARGDRVTCLARGTGGSAPDLTRFVAADRDLPDAYAAVAGADWDEVVDLTSSAEHASQAVAALADRARHWTLVSTVSVYASHEDPGADETAALLDPVDLTDYGQAKVAAERAVTAALVGRRMIVRPGLIAGPGDDSDRFGYWTARFALAGDGPVLVPDATGRRAQVIDARDLADLVVDVGVRALDGAVDAVGESMPLADALDIAAEAAGSAGARVVATDAQLAEADVRHWAGPRSLPLWLPRDAGGMLARSDAGIRALGVVRRPLAETMRDVLADERERGLDRPRASGLARDEELEVLATLG